Proteins found in one Cheilinus undulatus linkage group 9, ASM1832078v1, whole genome shotgun sequence genomic segment:
- the rep15 gene encoding rab15 effector protein codes for MGQTIRKHTPSRFPSFKRTPKSQPPYDQNLSPRPSIFSTLRRTPVAKPNDFIPLFIECISAASARAQEFLVFKDPEDKFHPSPEVFTQVFLMTYITQSVCLNLTDTFNCTAMTPEQRILLGADWVWALLEKPTKNPRIQIAVQVLHLSREDCEEESIPTDVCSESLLIAQKESSNKTMCERMVDFCTSIGKDCYALFLFMGKKNDKGNIYGVLSNNFEAAIGKCNKINKGLIENFFKGSRYLHTPTGMMQAIVTKREGDPLTLMIKFS; via the exons ATGGGTCAGACCATCCGCAAGCACACTCCTAGCCGCTTCCCCTCCTTTAAGCGTACCCCTAAAAGCCAGCCCCCCTACGATCAAAACTTATCACCTCGACCAAGTATCTTCTCCACGTTAAGAAGGACTCCAGTCGCCAAACCCAATGATTTCATTCCCCTGTTCATCGAATGCATCTCTGCCGCCTCAGCCAGAGCTCAAGAGTTCCTCGTCTTCAAAGACCCTGAGGACAAGTTCCACCCGAGCCCTGAGGTGTTCACTCAG GTCTTCCTGATGACCTACATCACCCAGAGTGTCTGCCTTAACTTAACAGACACCTTTAACTGCACCGCCATGACACCCGAGCAGCGCATCCTTCTGGGGGCAGACTGGGTGTGGGCTCTGCTGGAGAAGCCTACAAAGAACCCTCGCATCCAGATTGCCGTGCAGGTCTTACACTTAAGCAGGGAGGACTGTGAGGAGGAAAGCATCCCCACAGATGTCTGCAGTGAGTCGCTCCTGATTGCCCAGAAAGAGTCCAGCAACAAAACCATGTGCGAGAGGATGGTAGACTTCTGCACCTCCATTGGCAAAGACTGCTACGCCCTCTTCTTGTTCATGGGGAAGAAAAATGACAAGGGAAATATTTACGGAGTCCTCAGCAACAACTTTGAGGCGGCAATCGGGAAGTGCAACAAGATCAACAAGGGTTTAATAGAGAACTTCTTTAAAGGCTCGAGGTATCTCCACACACCCACTGGAATGATGCAAGCCATTGTCACTAAGAGAGAAGGAGACCCTCTCACACTTATGATTAAATTCAGCTAA